From the Streptomyces sp. Sge12 genome, the window CGAGCCGTGGCCGGTGCCGGAGCCGGTACCTCCGGAGTGGCCGGAGCCGCCGGACGGGCCGGAGCAGGCGGCGAGCAGCCCGGAGCCGAGGGCGGCGGCCGCGGAGGCGGCCAGGACGGCGCGACGGGTGGGAAGAGAGCGCATGGAAGCACCTCGTGGGTGTGGTGTTACGGACGCATGGGCACGGTTCGGCGCCGCCCCGGCGCATGCACGGGCACACGCGGGCATGCGGGGGCGGCGGCCGGGGCCGGGCCTAGATCCGCAGGACCGCCAGCCGGGTGAGGAGCTCGCGGGGGGCGGGCGGGTCCGGACCGCCACCGGACCGGCCCGGTATGCGGGCCGCGCCCCCGAGCGGCGCGGCTGCGCGGGATCCGGGCCGGCCGGTGCCGATGAGCACCACGACGAGCCCCGCGAGCACGGCGAGGCAGACCGACATGGGGTCCATCTCGGTCGCGGGCATCGTGTGACCCCACGAGGAGACCGCGGGGGCGGGCGTGTCGGCGGCCGGGACCGCGGTGTGGCGAGTGCCACCGTGCCCGGCCGGGGCAGCCGGCCCCGCCGAGGCAACGGAGTGGGCCGGGGACACGTCCTCCATGGCGTGGGACTCGGTCGGATGGCCCAGGGTGTGCATGGTGACGATGCCCAGCAACAGCGCGGCGAGCAGCAGCAACCGGACCCCCGGGGCGGCTCGCCGAGCACTGCGCGTCATGATGGGAACCCTACCCGGGGTGGGTATCCGATCGGAGGACCGACCCCGGGTCTGCTTAGGATTAGTCACACTATGTCCCTGCATGGACTTTCCCCGCGGAGCGCCCGGCCGGTCGCCGTCCTGATCGGCCTCGCCGCGGCCGCCTACACCGCGTGGGTGCTCGAAGTCGTCCTCTCCACGGGCCTCAACCCCATCGAGACGTACGTCAGCGAGCTCGCCGCCCAGGACCAGCCGCTCGGCGGCCTCTTCCGGGCCACCGACTTCACCGCCGGGCTGCTGGCCTTCACCGGTGGACTGCTCGCGCTCTTCCGGCTGCTGAGGTGCGCCGAGTCCCGGCGCCCCTGGGCCGTCACGGGCTGGGCCGGGGTCACGCTCTTCGGCGCGGCCACCGCCGCCGACGCCTGGCTGCCGCTGAGCTGCACCCCCACCGTGGACCCCGTGTGCGCCGCCCGGGAGACCGCCGGACTGGTCCCCGCCACCCATCAGGCCCATGCCGTCAGCAGCGGCCTCGCCATGACCGGGGCCCTCGTCGGCCTCGTCGCGCTCACCGTGGCCGCCCGCCGCTACGGCTGGTTCGCCCCGCTCGCCCGCTACGGACCCGCGATCGTCGTCCTCGAACTGCTCGCCACCGTCTGGACCCTGACCGCGATCGCCCTGTTCACCGCCGGGCGCGGGACCTGGGCCCTCGGCGCCGGCCAGCGGCTCCAGGTGCTGCTCGTGGCGATCTGGCTGGGCCTGCTCGCCCACTCCGTCCACAAGGAAGGCCGTACGTGAGGCCGTACGCGAAGCCCCCGCTCGGGCCGTCCGAGGGGCCGCCGCTCGGGCCGTCCGAGAGGCCTTCCGAGGTGCCGTCCGAGGTGCTTTCCGCGAGCGGCGCCGGCCGGTTCGTCCGCGTGGACGGGGTCCCGCTGCACGTCCTCGTCGAGGGCCGGGGGCCCGTGTGCGTGCTCAGCGCCGGGCTCGCCATGGCCTGGTTCGACTGGGACCCCGTCGTCGCACCGCTCGTCGCCGCGGGCCGCACCGTCGTCCGCTTCGACCGCCCCGGGCACGGCCTCAGCGGCCCCGCCACCGAGCCCCCCACCACCGCCGGGGAGGCCCACCGGATCGCCGGCCTGCTGGACGCGCTGGGGCGGGCGGGGCTCATCGGCCCCGGTGCCGGTGGCGGTGCCGTCACCGGTGCCGCCAACGCCGACGCCGACGCCGACGCCGACGGCTCGCGGGTCACCGTGGTCGGGCACTCCATCGCCGGGTTCCACGCCGAGGCCTTCGCCCGCCTGTACCCCGAGCGCACCGCTGGTCTGGTCCTCGTCGACGGCAGCGTCGAGGAGGCCCCCCGTACGGCCGTGCCCGTCGCGCTGCGCATCGCCGCCGCCCGGGCCCTCGGCCGGGCCGTGAGCGCCGTCGGGCTGCCGGCCGCGCTGGGGCCACTTGCGCGGCGCGCCACCGTACGGGCCTCCCGCACCGGCGGCTCCGACCCGGCCGCACGGGACCTCGTACGCCGTTGCTACCGCACCGGCCGCGTCTGGCGCGGCGCCCTGCTGGAGAACTCCCGCTACCCGGACATGGCCGCCGAACTCCAGGCCCTGCGCGCCACGCACCCGCTGACCGCCCCCACCACCGTCCTCGCCGGTCACGACGGATCGGCCGGCCGCGGGCCCCTGCACTGGCTCTCCCGCCAGGCGGACCTCGCCGACCTGCTCGGCGCCCGCTTCGAGGTCGCCGAGCCCGCCGGACACCTGGTCATGCTGGACCGCCCGGACGAGGTGGTCAGGGCGGTCCTGGAAACGGCCGGGCGGGGTCAGGCCCGTGCGTAGACCTTCTCCACGAAGGTCGCCATCTGGTCGTCGGAGAGGTGCTGGGCGAGGTCGGCCTCGCTGATCATGCCCACCAGCTTCTTGTTCCGGATCACCGGAAGG encodes:
- a CDS encoding alpha/beta fold hydrolase, with the protein product MDGVPLHVLVEGRGPVCVLSAGLAMAWFDWDPVVAPLVAAGRTVVRFDRPGHGLSGPATEPPTTAGEAHRIAGLLDALGRAGLIGPGAGGGAVTGAANADADADADGSRVTVVGHSIAGFHAEAFARLYPERTAGLVLVDGSVEEAPRTAVPVALRIAAARALGRAVSAVGLPAALGPLARRATVRASRTGGSDPAARDLVRRCYRTGRVWRGALLENSRYPDMAAELQALRATHPLTAPTTVLAGHDGSAGRGPLHWLSRQADLADLLGARFEVAEPAGHLVMLDRPDEVVRAVLETAGRGQARA
- a CDS encoding DUF6153 family protein gives rise to the protein MTRSARRAAPGVRLLLLAALLLGIVTMHTLGHPTESHAMEDVSPAHSVASAGPAAPAGHGGTRHTAVPAADTPAPAVSSWGHTMPATEMDPMSVCLAVLAGLVVVLIGTGRPGSRAAAPLGGAARIPGRSGGGPDPPAPRELLTRLAVLRI
- a CDS encoding DUF998 domain-containing protein, encoding MSLHGLSPRSARPVAVLIGLAAAAYTAWVLEVVLSTGLNPIETYVSELAAQDQPLGGLFRATDFTAGLLAFTGGLLALFRLLRCAESRRPWAVTGWAGVTLFGAATAADAWLPLSCTPTVDPVCAARETAGLVPATHQAHAVSSGLAMTGALVGLVALTVAARRYGWFAPLARYGPAIVVLELLATVWTLTAIALFTAGRGTWALGAGQRLQVLLVAIWLGLLAHSVHKEGRT